In Pseudophryne corroboree isolate aPseCor3 chromosome 7, aPseCor3.hap2, whole genome shotgun sequence, a single window of DNA contains:
- the LOC134944882 gene encoding gap junction gamma-1 protein-like, giving the protein MSWSFLTRLLEEINNHSTFVGKVWLTILIIFRIVLTAVGGESIYYDEQSKFVCNTQQPGCENVCYDAFAPLSHVRFWVFQIILITTPSIMYLGFAMHRIARRPEAYRRQLDKSAIKGKKRAPVVHRGAKRDYEEAEDDNEEDPMICEEVEPEKDAEEGDRKKHDGRRRIKNDGLMKVYVLQLLFRSVLEVGFLMGQYVLYGFEVIPYYVCTRSPCPHTVDCFVSRPTEKTIFLLIMYAVSALCLLLNVCELFHLGVGGIRDSLKERSKESQDPKYPKKAPSAPPNYHSVLKKGKVPNGKMMFPENEGSEAFELPAIHDLDRLRQHLKMAQEHLDLAFQFNPAAETTNASRSSSPEANSIAAEQNRLNRAQEKGGGVREKAGL; this is encoded by the exons ATGAGCTGGAGTTTTTTAACGCGTCTTCTTGAGGAAATTAACAACCACTCCACCTTCGTTGGGAAGGTCTGGCTAACTATCCTCATCATTTTTCGCATTGTACTGACTGCTGTGGGTGGGGAGTCCATATATTATGATGAACAGAGCAAATTTGTATGCAACACACAGCAACCTGGGTGTGAAAATGTGTGTTACGATGCATTTGCGCCATTGTCTCACGTCCGTTTCTGGGTCTTCCAAATCATTCTCATCACTACTCCTTCCATCATGTACTTGGGCTTTGCCATGCACCGGATTGCACGTCGACCAGAAGCGTACCGGAGGCAGTTGGATAAATCTGCAATTAAGGGCAAGAAAAGAGCACCTGTGGTTCACCGGGGTGCTAAACGGGATTATGAAGAAGCAGAGGATGACAATGAAGAAGACCCCATGATTTGCGAAGAAGTGGAACCAGAGAAAGATGCAGAGGAGGGAGACAGAAAGAAACATGATGGGCGTCGTCGCATTAAGAATGATGGCTTGATGAAAGTCTATGTGTTGCAGCTGCTTTTTCGGTCAGTCCTAGAAGTTGGATTTCTCATGGGACAGTACGTGTTATATGGGTTTGAAGTGATTCCATATTACGTGTGCACTCGGAGCCCTTGTCCTCACACTGTGGATTGCTTTGTGTCTAGGCCCACTGAGAAGACCATATTCCTTCTAATTATGTATGCAGTCAGCGCCTTGTGCCTTCTGCTCAATGTGTGTGAGCTGTTCCACTTGGGGGTTGGTGGCATTCGAGACTCTCTCAAGGAGCGAAGCAAAGAGTCTCAGGATCCAAAATACCCTAAAAAGGCTCCTAGTGCTCCCCCTAACTACCACTCCGTACTGAAGAAAGGGAAGGTGCCGAACGGCAAGATGATGTTCCCTGAGAATGAGGGGTCTGAGGCTTTTGAGCTACCAGCTATACACGATCTGGACAGGCTACGCCAGCATCTCAAGATGGCCCAAGAACACCTTGACTTGGCATTCCAGTTCAACCCTGCGGCTGAAACTACCAACGCATCTAGAAGTAGTAGTCCTGAGGCCAATAGCATAGCCGCAGAGCAGAACAGACTCAATCGCGCACAGGAGAAGGGAGGAGGAGTACGCGAGAAAGCAG GTTTGTGA